In the genome of Palaemon carinicauda isolate YSFRI2023 chromosome 13, ASM3689809v2, whole genome shotgun sequence, one region contains:
- the LOC137652060 gene encoding uncharacterized protein yields the protein MEEQNKLLKEELRLSKEREERLLIENERLNWENAAMQKELRELKGTVERVEECVEMRMRENEERMEKRMEDMMGQVMGMMKTIMGEGAVGGVSSASGNGLVVKEKVKVGDNGKGSDSDSSNSDGDIEDKGIRHSKDEQKGERKDERKGKSDVKKEKKKYQADSKDDREWVKVVSKKKGKKGMVKDRNLSVEVDSLYSNEEEGNKGVDSDDSSENERDVCKTVFMREVPRCERFNEHSSRDVYDFFKEYERYCQDKYGDSKRVWARELGEYLTGYLLTMYGVIMSVGDVDYESVKTRIIEQVKRMKGSVKYKRKNDFDEARMNAGEAISMYVCRLETLARKKYGDEGINENKELMRKFLATVPENVAEFVNLKRKEKMRWTKERLTWDDILEIVEDYELDRCMKESKSVSVRTGMEESVPEFVSFRDAVMRGPMRVADSVVDRSVRASNVGIPVRTNEGFRQGNWRNRDRSVSAHRGMSDSRVRNEKCYRCGKEGHKKNECRWALGACFGCGETGHRISDCKKEKVIKCYRCGMTGHVASGCRSNRMNVICGNCGKDGHYARMCKEPRGKCTECGADGHIARVCRKKGLGQPGCSGN from the coding sequence atggaagagcagaacaagttactgaaggaggaattgcggctgagtaaggagcgtgaggagaggttgctaatagagaatgagaggttgaactgggagaatgcggcgatgcagaaggagcttagggagttaaaggggacagtagagagagtggaagaatgtgttgagatgaggatgcgagagaatgaagaacgaatggagaaacgaatggaagatatgatggggcaagtcatggggatgatgaaaactataatgggtgaaggtgcagtcggaggagtgtcctcagcttcgggtaatgggttggtagtgaaagagaaggttaaggtaggtgataatggaaaaggaagtgatagtgatagtagtaatagtgatggtgatattgaagataagggaattaggcatagtaaggatgaacagaaaggggagaggaaagatgaaaggaaaggtaaaagtgatgtgaagaaagagaagaaaaagtatcaggctgatagcaaggacgatcgtgaatgggtgaaagtggtaagtaagaaaaagggtaagaagggaatggttaaggataggaatttaagtgtggaagtggattcattatattcgaatgaggaagaaggtaacaagggagtagacagtgatgatagcagtgagaatgaacgtgatgtgtgtaagactgtgtttatgagagaggtacctcggtgtgaaaggttcaatgagcatagcagtagggatgtatatgattttttcaaggagtatgagaggtattgtcaggataagtatggtgatagtaaaagagtttgggctagggagttaggagaatatttgactgggtatttgttgacgatgtatggagtgataatgagtgtaggggacgttgattatgaaagtgtgaaaacgagaataattgagcaggtaaaacgtatgaaagggagtgttaagtataagcgtaagaatgattttgatgaggcaaggatgaatgcaggagaagctatatcaatgtacgtatgtaggttggaaacgttagctaggaagaagtatggggatgaaggtataaatgagaataaggagttaatgaggaagtttttggctactgtacccgagaatgttgctgagtttgttaatttgaaacggaaggagaaaatgaggtggacgaaagaaagattgacatgggatgatattttagagatagttgaggattacgagttggataggtgtatgaaagaaagtaaatctgtgagtgtaagaactggaatggaggaaagtgtgccagaatttgttagttttagagatgctgttatgagaggaccgatgagggtagctgatagtgtagtagataggagtgttagggcgagtaatgtgggaatacctgtaaggacaaatgaaggatttaggcagggtaattggcgcaatagggataggagtgttagtgcgcatcgaggtatgtcagatagtcgtgtccgtaatgaaaagtgttataggtgtggaaaggaaggtcataagaagaatgaatgtagatgggcattaggagcatgtttcgggtgtggagagacagggcatcgtattagcgactgtaagaaagagaaagtgattaagtgttatcggtgtggtatgactgggcacgtagcaagtggatgtaggagtaatcgtatgaatgtgatttgtggtaattgtggtaaggatggtcattatgctagaatgtgcaaggagccgcggggtaagtgtactgaatgtggtgcagatgggcatatagctagggtttgtagaaagaagggattaggccagccaggatgttcgggaaactag